The sequence TTTTTTGATGCGGCATCGATGATGTCGATGAGGAGCGCGCCTTCTTTGTACGGCTGTACGTCCCGAACTGTAGTGACCGTGCCGTACGCCCGATCGCCGATGTAATTCCGCGCGGTGGTTTCCTTCATCATATCCTTTACTCCCACATGATAGGCCACATAGAAGTCCGGAGTACCATCGGCGGGCGCTGTATAGCCTTTTGAGTTGAAGTGTGCGCTTATGGTTGTTCGAATGCGGGTATCGACAAGCGAATTGTCCAGGCGTTTGTCGCCGGTCGCCTCCTGTGTGCCCGGCACCCATGCATAGGTATGGTAGGTGCTGAAATTCGTGCTGAGATCATAGTCGTATCCGACTTTCGGTGACGCACAGGCGACGGCCGAGGCCATCAAGAGAAAGGAGCATAGGAGGTGTTTCCATCTCATCGCAGTATGTTGGCGGGCGATACTAGCAGAACGAAGGGCGCAAGAGAAGATGCCGTCCCACCGGCATTATCTTATCGGGCTGGAAGATAGTGAGGATATCGGGTAGTGTTTTCGTCCGCCCGCGCGCTCAATTCTCACGGCAACCGTGGCGGCGATGACTGCCCGATTGACAGAGAGCCATGGCCCCAGTAGGCTAACGATATGAGAGGGTTTTCCATGTGGGTTCTTCTCACGTTCTTCCTCGTGTTTGCAGCCGTGACTCAAACGGAAGCCATAGAAGGCTCCCAGTCGAACGCAGCCACTGAGGTCAAGGGTGATGTGCTGTACTGGGACGCTGATGAACTGGTTATAAAAGAGATGTCTGGTCGTGAGGCACGTCTGCGCGTGACCGCTGAGACAAAAATCGACGGAGCCTCGGGACGCTTGAAGACCGGAGACAAGATCGCTGCACAGGTCACGTCCGAGGGGCGTGCCCTCTCCATCACGTTGCAGATTCCGGACAGCGGAGTCGCTCCCACCCAACCTGGCTCACGCTAACCAGTCGTACGCCGACGCCTAAAAGAAATGAATGAATGCGATCTGATGTGGGCGCTCGACCGCGCCTTGTTCGGTGTGTTGCTGGGCCTTGTTGCCTGGAGGGGGTTAGCTGTGCCCGACTTTGGTTTCGAGCCGTTGAAGGGTGTGGTCCAACCGTTCTTGATGGGGAGAAGTGATCGACTGGAACTCGATGCCGATCCCCTGTGTGCTGCACCAGCGGACGACGGCATGTTCGATCAGGATCGGAATTACCTCCCCCGGAACATAGAGAAGAAGATCCACTTTCATACCTGCGATGGCCCGAAGGGAACTTTCAAGCCGACATCCTTTGCGTGAGAGATCCAGCGATTTCGTAATCCGATGGAGGTGGTTCTGGTAACCAAGGGTGCCGGAAAAGGATGCTGGGAATCGAGGATGTTGTCGCACGACCATAATGGCACCTCTTCTGCGGTCTTCCCGCGGGTCGCACTATTACTCTAATGATTGGGTTATGCAGAGGTGATGCCAATCTGACGCGTGGATGACCGTCTTTTCGCTCGTGATTCTGCATACTTGAATCTGAGTTGGTGAGACAGACCTGTCCATTCGTGATCACCGGTGAAGGTGATCGAGAACGCCGGCGCGATGTTGGGAAAGTCACTCCTTTTCGCCGCCTGCACGGACTGATTGGGTTGGCAGGCTAAACTCGGGAGCGACGCAAGGCCCTAATTCTTTCTACATCCCGGGTCATTACCCGGCAGCTCGGCGATTTTTTGATCCTCGAGCGGCACCGGCGCACAGCCGTGACCCTTTTCGCGGGCGAAGTCGAAGTTGGACGCCGGCTGATGACAACTGAAACACTTCACGCCCTGGCCAGCTGGTTCCACGCTTCATTTCTTCGCCGTTCCAGCCGTCCCTGAAGCATGCTGAACTGGTCGAGGGGTCGACCCATCCTCAGCCTTGCCGAGAAAGTGGACCGGTTCTTCGCCCCTCAAATGGGCTGGTCGCAGGATGTAAGTCCCATAAACGCTGGTAGTCCAGATGTTCTCTGCGGTTGTTGAGTTTCCCCCGGAAAACGCGTATCCCAAACCACCGACGACGCTGCCCGCGATCGCAAACGCGCTTTTGGCGGCACAATAGGGGATCGTGAGCAGCCAACTGGCTACTTGTATCCCTGTATCGTCTGAACCGTCCGTCCCAGCCACCTGATCGCTGGCCAGGGTTGATCCTGGTGGGATCATATTCAAGCCCATGACGATCACGATAAGAATGGCGGCAACGGATCTGCTCCATTTTCCGATGCGATGCGTCTGAGGGACAATCAGATATTTGAGAAGACTGCTTCCTTCAACATGTTGGTCGTTCATCACGCACCTCCTGTGTAGACTCTCATGAGGGATCATCGACTCGCAAAATCTTAATCTTCACTATGACGGTTTTCCCCGCCAGCGGATGATTGTAATCCACCACTGCAGAAGTGGTTGATAACCGGATTACCGTCGCCTGATGACCGGCGCGATCCTGAAGGACGTCTCCCTCTTTAATTTCGGCAGGCAAGTCTCTCCTTGGGACGATTTTCTCTTTCTGCACGTCATACAGACCGAAGCCTTCCTCGGGAGATAATTCCACTTTCTTCTCGTCTCCGGTTTTCATGCCCCCGACCTGTCGTTCCAACGCCGGCAGCAGTTGGTGTTGTCCTTGAACGAAACGACCAAAGTCTCGGACTTCGAAGCCTCGTTCACCGGGAACAGTGATCTGATAAAAGAACATGACGCTTGAGCCCTCGGCGATCCGGTGAGACTCTGCGGCGAAGTTCGGCTGAGCGATCAGCCCGAATCCTGTCAGCACAGTCAGCATTGCGGCTAGGGTACTTGTCTTCCAAGGGCCATTCTTCATAACTCCCTCCATCAGAATTCTTCGGTGGCTGTCTCCGGACGGCGGTGTGATGCCTGGTTGGTGCTGCAGGCAATC is a genomic window of Nitrospiraceae bacterium containing:
- a CDS encoding PilZ domain-containing protein, with translation MVVRQHPRFPASFSGTLGYQNHLHRITKSLDLSRKGCRLESSLRAIAGMKVDLLLYVPGEVIPILIEHAVVRWCSTQGIGIEFQSITSPHQERLDHTLQRLETKVGHS
- a CDS encoding DUF4136 domain-containing protein, whose amino-acid sequence is MASAVACASPKVGYDYDLSTNFSTYHTYAWVPGTQEATGDKRLDNSLVDTRIRTTISAHFNSKGYTAPADGTPDFYVAYHVGVKDMMKETTARNYIGDRAYGTVTTVRDVQPYKEGALLIDIIDAASKKVVWQASALAEIDPGMTPEERDVRINGVVQAMLAHFPPK
- a CDS encoding FKBP-type peptidyl-prolyl cis-trans isomerase; the encoded protein is MKNGPWKTSTLAAMLTVLTGFGLIAQPNFAAESHRIAEGSSVMFFYQITVPGERGFEVRDFGRFVQGQHQLLPALERQVGGMKTGDEKKVELSPEEGFGLYDVQKEKIVPRRDLPAEIKEGDVLQDRAGHQATVIRLSTTSAVVDYNHPLAGKTVIVKIKILRVDDPS